One Endozoicomonas gorgoniicola DNA window includes the following coding sequences:
- a CDS encoding DUF4160 domain-containing protein → MGVLRLPTILRIGPYRFFFYSNENGEPAHIHIQRDKSLAKFWLKPVMLASSTRFSAKEIRELQKHVEKNRNQFLEAWNEYFKG, encoded by the coding sequence ATGGGAGTGCTCAGATTGCCAACTATTTTAAGAATCGGGCCATACAGGTTTTTCTTCTATTCCAATGAGAATGGAGAACCTGCCCATATTCATATTCAGCGTGACAAATCTCTCGCAAAATTCTGGTTAAAACCTGTCATGCTTGCAAGTTCAACAAGATTCTCCGCCAAAGAGATAAGAGAGCTTCAAAAGCATGTAGAAAAAAATCGAAATCAATTCTTGGAGGCATGGAATGAATACTTTAAAGGTTGA
- a CDS encoding oligopeptide/dipeptide ABC transporter ATP-binding protein — translation MVEKATAKELFERPSHPYTKALLSAIPTTDLDQLMEREVLQGEITSPIDPAPGCRFAGRCKYTTADCTAGEIPLRDISNNHFVACSQVGCATH, via the coding sequence ATGGTTGAAAAAGCAACGGCAAAGGAGCTGTTTGAGCGACCATCCCACCCTTATACCAAAGCGCTGTTATCAGCCATTCCAACCACAGACCTGGATCAGCTGATGGAGCGTGAAGTGTTGCAGGGGGAAATCACTTCACCCATCGACCCTGCTCCGGGTTGCCGTTTTGCCGGGCGGTGTAAATATACGACGGCAGATTGCACCGCAGGAGAAATTCCCCTGCGTGATATCAGTAACAATCATTTTGTGGCCTGTAGCCAGGTGGGGTGTGCGACTCATTAG
- a CDS encoding IS30 family transposase, translating into MAYTHLSSEERYYIETELKNGTSQNKIAKKLGRSQPTVSREVNRNKGQRGYRHQQANRTARQRHKDKPKAIKLTDDIKQRISNDIRSDWSPEQVAGRLEKDGVIKLHHETIYQFVADDKRRGGSLYKHLRHQKKTYRKRYGSAHNRTGIPNRVGIEERPEVVNNRERVGDWEADTVIGKNHKGAIATLDERKTKLRLAVPLPGKKAKAVKQGIIDVLKPLKRFVKTITYDNGKEFVQHESIAKALKCDSYFAAPYHSWERGQNENANGLLRQYFPKSMELNGVTEKDVIIAVDKLNNRPRKCLGYKTPYEAFKESTGIDARKVMGYALMT; encoded by the coding sequence ATGGCCTATACACACCTGAGCTCTGAAGAGAGATATTATATCGAAACTGAACTCAAAAATGGGACTTCACAAAACAAAATTGCTAAAAAGCTTGGCCGTTCACAGCCTACCGTGTCGCGAGAAGTAAACCGCAATAAAGGGCAAAGAGGGTACAGGCACCAACAGGCTAATCGCACAGCTCGGCAGCGGCACAAAGATAAGCCAAAAGCTATTAAGCTGACAGACGACATTAAACAACGTATTTCAAACGATATCCGTTCAGATTGGAGTCCTGAACAAGTGGCTGGAAGGCTTGAAAAGGACGGTGTAATCAAGCTGCATCATGAGACGATTTATCAATTTGTAGCGGATGATAAACGGCGCGGAGGCTCGCTCTATAAGCACTTGAGGCACCAGAAAAAAACTTATCGAAAGCGATACGGTTCAGCTCATAACCGAACCGGTATACCAAATCGGGTTGGCATTGAAGAACGCCCCGAAGTGGTCAACAACAGAGAGCGAGTTGGTGACTGGGAAGCTGATACTGTAATAGGTAAAAATCATAAAGGAGCCATCGCTACATTAGATGAACGAAAAACCAAGCTTCGCCTTGCTGTCCCTCTACCAGGCAAGAAGGCAAAAGCGGTTAAACAGGGAATAATTGACGTACTCAAGCCTCTGAAAAGGTTTGTAAAGACAATAACATACGACAATGGAAAGGAGTTTGTTCAGCATGAATCAATTGCCAAAGCTTTAAAATGTGACAGCTACTTTGCTGCCCCCTACCATTCTTGGGAAAGAGGCCAGAATGAGAATGCTAATGGTTTGCTAAGGCAGTATTTCCCCAAGTCGATGGAGCTTAATGGCGTGACAGAAAAAGATGTCATCATTGCAGTGGATAAGCTGAACAACAGGCCAAGAAAGTGCCTGGGCTACAAGACTCCTTATGAGGCATTTAAAGAGTCAACTGGAATAGATGCAAGAAAAGTCATGGGTTATGCACTTATGACTTGA
- a CDS encoding DUF2442 domain-containing protein, whose protein sequence is MNTLKVEAHPLAQDVQFSESELIVSLVDGRVILVPISWFPSLANGTKQQLSNWELLGEGDGIHWPDLDEDLSVKGLLLGIH, encoded by the coding sequence ATGAATACTTTAAAGGTTGAAGCCCACCCTTTGGCACAGGATGTTCAATTTTCTGAATCTGAGCTAATTGTTAGCTTGGTTGACGGCAGAGTTATTCTCGTACCAATTTCTTGGTTTCCATCTCTTGCAAATGGAACCAAACAGCAACTCAGCAATTGGGAGTTGCTAGGCGAAGGAGATGGTATTCATTGGCCTGATCTTGATGAAGATTTGAGTGTTAAAGGTCTCTTGCTCGGCATCCACTAA
- a CDS encoding IS66 family transposase, protein MHLPDSLFSSTDNEQLRSFVKNLLDTVEKQSVQIERQRVQIEQLVEENEQLRAEIRHLKKHKGKPKIRPNVSDKGDDQEDSSSAEDTDQAAGKSDTDRPPKSKRPRSQEAGETAAPPMTVDREEICSIAAPGENWRFKCYIDFFHTELDLRFVTTRYRREYYTTPEGGVSAPLPDHVKDRFGDNLKAHLLDFYHSCSTTQPLLLSWLHDHGCSISEGSLSNILTKGHDIFHQEKEELLEAGLTCSDYLQADDTGARHQGKNGYCLFIGNPYFSYFHSSDSKSRINFLGCLQGQQRLYLLNDVAIDYMENQVDVSKKWITALSECGEKRFSTEEEWESFLNSIGCAAPQQRRWATEGVLKAALMLNHRLENLIIHSDGARQFDTAFQHSLCWYHAGRNMDKLIPANDLERAARDTVQDQYWCLYDDIEAYQKKPTDKEKQKLYQEFDRWVTQRVDYPALQAELGKLMVVREELLLVLEYPWLPLHNNLSERQIREYVKRRKVSGGTRSKLGRKCRDTFASLKKTCKQHGVSFANYLRDRLTGTNLIPQLGHLILKASGYQETVLANGI, encoded by the coding sequence ATGCACCTGCCTGACTCACTATTCTCCAGTACAGACAATGAACAGTTGCGTTCATTCGTCAAAAACCTTCTCGACACGGTCGAGAAGCAATCTGTGCAAATTGAAAGGCAGCGCGTTCAGATCGAACAGCTGGTCGAAGAGAACGAACAGCTTCGAGCAGAAATTCGCCACCTGAAGAAGCACAAGGGCAAGCCTAAAATCAGGCCTAATGTCTCGGACAAGGGCGATGATCAGGAAGACAGCTCTTCTGCGGAAGACACTGATCAGGCTGCCGGGAAAAGTGACACTGATCGTCCGCCGAAAAGTAAACGACCACGATCACAAGAAGCCGGTGAAACCGCTGCACCACCAATGACTGTTGACCGAGAGGAAATCTGTTCAATCGCTGCTCCCGGTGAGAACTGGCGCTTCAAGTGCTATATCGACTTTTTCCATACTGAGCTGGACTTGCGTTTTGTCACTACTCGCTACAGGCGTGAGTATTACACAACTCCGGAAGGCGGGGTGTCAGCCCCGCTACCTGATCATGTGAAAGACCGTTTTGGCGACAACCTGAAAGCCCATCTGCTGGATTTTTATCATTCATGCAGTACGACACAGCCACTACTGCTATCTTGGCTGCACGACCATGGATGCTCAATATCAGAAGGTTCCCTGAGCAACATCCTGACGAAAGGCCATGATATTTTCCACCAGGAAAAAGAAGAATTGCTGGAAGCAGGGCTGACTTGCTCTGATTATCTCCAGGCCGACGACACAGGTGCTCGCCACCAAGGAAAAAACGGCTACTGCCTGTTTATCGGCAACCCTTATTTTTCCTACTTCCATAGCAGCGACAGTAAGAGCAGGATTAATTTCCTGGGCTGTCTGCAAGGGCAGCAGCGGCTTTATCTTCTCAACGACGTTGCCATTGACTACATGGAGAATCAGGTTGATGTGTCGAAGAAGTGGATCACTGCGCTATCCGAATGCGGCGAGAAGCGTTTCTCAACAGAAGAAGAGTGGGAGAGCTTCCTTAACAGCATTGGTTGTGCTGCCCCGCAACAAAGGCGCTGGGCGACAGAGGGTGTTTTAAAGGCCGCATTGATGCTCAATCATCGCCTTGAGAACCTGATTATCCATAGCGATGGAGCCCGGCAGTTTGATACAGCCTTTCAGCATTCGCTGTGTTGGTACCATGCGGGAAGAAACATGGACAAGCTGATACCGGCCAATGACCTGGAACGAGCCGCCCGTGACACCGTGCAGGATCAGTACTGGTGCCTCTACGACGACATTGAGGCCTACCAGAAAAAACCAACGGACAAGGAGAAACAGAAGCTCTACCAGGAGTTTGATCGTTGGGTAACACAGCGGGTTGACTACCCTGCCTTGCAGGCTGAGTTGGGCAAACTGATGGTTGTCAGGGAAGAGCTGTTATTGGTTCTTGAGTATCCGTGGCTGCCACTGCACAACAACCTGAGCGAGAGGCAGATCAGAGAGTATGTGAAACGGCGAAAGGTTAGCGGTGGTACCCGGAGTAAACTTGGGAGGAAATGCCGCGACACCTTTGCCAGTTTGAAAAAGACCTGTAAACAACACGGGGTGTCCTTTGCCAACTATCTCAGGGACAGGCTGACTGGAACCAATCTGATTCCGCAGCTGGGGCATCTCATCCTGAAGGCATCAGGCTATCAGGAAACGGTTCTTGCCAATGGAATATGA